In a single window of the Acyrthosiphon pisum isolate AL4f chromosome X, pea_aphid_22Mar2018_4r6ur, whole genome shotgun sequence genome:
- the LOC103308554 gene encoding uncharacterized protein LOC103308554: protein MKKKWNFPNCIGALDGKHVVILSPINSGSDYINYKGTFSIVLMVLCDADYNITYENIGSQGRISDGGIFRNFTLSKKLKNGTLNLPTPRCLPQKFKPVPYVIVADNAFPLQENLLVPYSGNHDSGSFQRIFQYRLSRARRTVENVFEIMSAVFRVLRKPILLNPNKTRLVTECCNGQILNGSWRNEREGQISLLSIEKRGRKTSITAKDIRKEFAEYFMTTGKLEWQ from the exons atgaaaaaaaaatggaattttccTAATTGTATTGGTGCCCTAGATGGGAAGCATGTGGTCATACTTTCTCCTATTAATAGTGGtagtgattatattaattataaaggaaCATTCAGTATCGTTCTAATGGTCTTGTGTGATgctgactataatattacttacgaAAATATCGGATCACAAGGTAGAATATCAGATGGAggtatttttcgtaattttacattgtcaaagaaattaaaaaacggAACGTTGAATTTACCCACACCAAGATGTTTGCCTCAAAAATTTAAGCCTGTCCCATATGTTATCGTAGCTGATAATGCATTCCCATTACAGGAAAATCTGTTAGTCCCTTATAGTGGAAACCATGATAGTGGATCATTTCAAAGAATTTTTCAGTATAGGTTATCTAGAGCTCGTAGAACTGTTGAAAATGTGTTCGAAATTATGTCCGCAGTTTTTCGTGTTCTAAGAAAACCTATTTTACTAAATCCTAATAAAACTCGATTAGTCACGGAGTGCTgt AATGGTCAAATACTTAATGGATCATGGAGAAATGAACGCGAAGGGCAGATATCATTATTATCGATAGAAAAAAGAGGTAGAAAAACATCTATAACGGCAAAAGACATTCGAAAAGAATTTGCAGAATACTTTATGACAACTGGAAAATTAGAGTGGCAATAA
- the LOC100574483 gene encoding uncharacterized protein LOC100574483, producing the protein MCSEEEDIHLTPPKLTVKKQIKHRAQKFRSEWLNVEELKKWLCPVNDDPFKAKCKLCNCTMVAELMNIKSHGKGISHRKIVACKEIKKKPCKTVASFTTSKTDSKFDVEVKSAEIKLTAFIAEHNIAFLAADHLVDVLKSCFPDSNIAKSLKIKRTKVTAITTNVIGAAQKYSLTEYLKTVKFSILTDESTDIGTIKTSCVVLR; encoded by the coding sequence atgtgtagcgAAGAAGAAGATATCCATTTAACACCACCCAAATTAAcagttaaaaaacaaataaaacacagGGCACAGAAGTTTCGGTCAGAATGGCTTAAtgttgaagaattaaaaaaatggttgTGTCCTGTTAATGACGATCCCTTTAAAGCTAAGTGTAAATTATGCAATTGCACAATGGTCGCCGAGTTGATGAACATTAAATCGCACGGTAAAGGGATTAGTCACAGGAAAATTGTAGCTTgtaaggaaattaaaaaaaagccaTGTAAAACAGTAGCATCTTTTACTACAAGTAAAACTGACTCGAAGTTTGATGTTGAAGTTAAGTCGGCAGAGATCAAACTAACAGCGTTTATAGCCGAACATAACATAGCATTTTTAGCTGCAGACCACCTAGTTGATGTTTTGAAAAGTTGTTTTCCTGATTCAAACATAGCTAAAAGTCTAAAAATTAAGAGAACAAAAGTAACTGCCATCACAACAAATGTTATTGGAGCAGCTCAAAAATATAGTTTGACAGAATACTTAAAAACTGTCAAATTCAGCATACTGACTGATGAGTCTACcgacataggtactataaagaCATCCTGCGTTGTGCTGAGGtaa